Proteins from a single region of Primulina tabacum isolate GXHZ01 chromosome 5, ASM2559414v2, whole genome shotgun sequence:
- the LOC142544302 gene encoding uncharacterized protein LOC142544302, with product MAGRPPRQDRNPRYANNNNNNTNEEGNGPPPQFNLNQADLMAIATIVATTLQGLVNPNANQQPPPPPQHEVKFHYESLRKNSQAPDMSVVEYTSQFNALGSYAPAIMADEVLKLHRFKKGLNSRIQSALAVYQPAKFSDLMGAAIRAEADIRRREGENRNKRPLNSQPCQGRPVFKRPNQSGGPPSGKFPATNYQGLRQCSTCGFKHSGECRRASGVCFGCGKAGHRIAECPTAANRPAGPNRGTGSNTGAGPSKPKEDKPNARIFAMTQEEADDATEVVSGTILTQSVPAYALFDYGATHSFMSKRFAKKLGRKPDKLTEPFRIATPTSRAMETDEIYRDCEISINNQTFSADLIQLIMVDFDIILGMDWLARNNEVVDCKGKEVKLRTPNQEEVVFHGKSKGRKSLLSASQAWKAMKSGEDIYLAMVSEAKEEVELKLEDIPVVRDFPDVFPEELSGTVPDREVEFEINLVPGAAPISKAPYRMAPAELKELKEQLQELLDKKQIRPSVSPWGAPLKGAAVFSKLDLRTGYHQLKILKEKLASTPVLILRAENKDFTIYSDASKEGLGCVLMQEGRVIAYASRQLKPHEQNYPTHDLELAASLKYLFIQKELNMRQRRWIELLKDYDLTISYHPGKAKKVADALSRKGRGKVTLASLSAQPCLQETVKLNQDRDPVLTKLKEQVREGKSQDHHIDDKGILWMKGRLCVPDSDNLRQEIMAEAHKSKFSVHPGSTKMYRDLKNSFWWNGMKRDVAEFVSICQVSQQVKAEHQRPGGLLQPLEIP from the exons atggccggtAGACCACCAAGACAAGACCGCAACCCCCGTTATgctaacaacaacaacaacaacactAATGAAGAAGGCAACGGGCCTCCACCTCAGTTCAATCTCAATCAAGCAGACCTAATGGCCATAGCCACGATCGTGGCGACGACACTTCAGGGGTTAGTGAACCCCAATGCTAATCAGCAGCCCCCACCTCCACCACAGCATGAGGTCAAGTTTCATTACGAGTCACTGCGCAAGAACAG tcAGGCTCCAGACATGTCAGTGGTGGAATACACCTCTCAGTTCAATGCCCTCGGATCTTATGCTCCAGCAATCATGGCAGACGAAGTTCTGAAATTGCACCGCTTTAAGAAAGGGTTGAACAGCAGGATCCAGTCAGCTCTAGCGGTCTACCAACCTGCCAAATTTTCAGATTTGATGGGTGCGGCTATTCGAGCCGAGGCTGATATTCGTCGAAGAGAAGGGGAAAACAGGAACAAGCGACCCCTTAACAGCCAGCCTTGTCAAGGGAGACCAGTGTTCAAGAGGCCCAATCAGTCGGGTGGACCTCCCTCAGGGAAATTCCCCGCCACTAACTATCAAGGACTCAGGCAATGTTCAACATGTGGCTTCAAGCACTCCGGGGAATGTCGAAGGGCCAGCGGTGTATGCTTTGGATGTGGGAAAGCGGGGCACCGAATTGCAGAATGTCCTACCGCCGCCAACCGACCAGCAGGGCCAAACAGAGGAACTGGGTCAAATACGGGAGCAGGCCCTAGTAAACCAAAGGAGGACAAACCCAATGCTAGGATCTTTGCCATGACTCAGGAAGAGGCTGACGACGCAACTGAAGTCGTGTCAGGTACCATTCTAACTCAATCAGTGCCTGCTTACGCATTATTTGACTATGGCGCTACGCACTCCTTTATGTCTAAGAGGTTTGCTAAGAAATTAGGACGTAAGCCCGATAAGCTAACCGAACCTTTCCGAATAGCCACACCTACGAGTAGAGCCATGGAAACTGATGAGATTTACAGAGATTGTGAAATCAGTATCAATAACCAGACTTTTAGCGCCGACTTGATACAGTTGATCATGGTCGATttcgacatcatcctagggatggactggttaGCAAGAAACAACGAAGTAGTAGATTGTAAGGGAAAAGAAGTCAAACTCCGAACCCCAAATCAGGAAGAAGTCGTATTTCACGGTAAATCCAAGGGACGAAAATCATTATTGTCCGCATCCCAagcttggaaagccatgaaatccGGAGAAGACATCTACCTAGCAATGGTCAGTGAGGCAAAAGAAGAAGTCGAGCTGAAACTGGAGGACATCCCGGTGGTGAGAGATTTCCCAGATGTTTTCCCAGAAGAACTCTCAGGGACGGTCCCGGACCGCGAAGTGGAGTTCGAAATCAACCTGGTTCCCGGTGCGGCAccgatctctaaggcaccgtacagaatggcaccagccgAACTCAAGGAGTTAaaggaacaactccaagaattgctagataaAAAGCAAATTCGACCAAGTGTGtccccgtggggagctcca CTTAAAGGAGCCGCCGTCTTTTCTAAACTGGATCTGAGGACaggttaccatcagttgaag ATATTGAAGGagaaactcgcatccacaccagtgTTAATATTGCGTGCAGAGAATAAGGATTTTaccatctacagtgacgcaTCTAAGGAAGGTCTGGGATGCGTACTAATGCAGGAAGGAAGAGTGATcgcctacgcatcaaggcagttgaaaccgcatgaGCAGAATTATCCTACTCATGACCTGGAACTAGCAGCG agcctcaagtacttgttcatCCAAAAGGAACTTAATATGAGGCAAAGGCGATGGATCGAACTTCTGAAAGATTATGACTTGACcataagctaccatccgggtaaagcgAAAAAAGTGGCCGATGCGCTAAGTCGGAAGGGCCGTGGCAAGGTAACTCTAGCGTCCCTCTCTGCCCAGCCATGCCTACaggagaccgtcaagttaaaccagGATCGAGACCCGGTACTAACTAAACTTAAGGAGCAGGTCAGAGAAGGGAAGTCTCAAGATCATCATATTGACGATAagggaatcttgtggatgaaagggaGACTGTGTGTGCCCGACAGTGATAACCTTCGCCAAGAGATAATGGCAGAGGCGCACAAGTCAAAATTCTCAGTCCACCCAGGCAGTACGAAAATGTACAGGGACCTCAAGAATAGTTTCTGGTGGAATGGCATGAAGAGAGATGTAGCTGAATTCGTCTCCATATGTCAGGTAAGCCAGCAGGTCAAAGCAGAACACCAGCGACCTGGGGGATTACTGCAACCTTTGGAAATTCCCTAA